In a single window of the Vibrio celticus genome:
- a CDS encoding cytosine deaminase: MTTLLIKNAKFQDQEGLKQILIENGQFSRILDNDAQINHQGDILDAEGGIAVTPFCEPHIHLDTTQTAGEPNWNISGTLFEGIERWAERKELLSIEDVKSRAKQTLKWQIANGVQHVRTHVDVSDPTLVALRAMVEVREEMKEWVDIQIVAFPQEGILSYPNGKELLEEAVKIGADVIGAIPHFEFTREYGVESLHYVFELARKYDCLIDVHCDEIDDEQSRFVETLAALAHKFDMGKKVTASHTTAMGSYNGAYASRLFRLLKMSGINFVANPLVNIHLQGRFDDYPKRRGVTRVKEMLAANINVCFGHDDVFDPWYPLGTANMLQVLHMGLHVTQVMGYDQINNSLDLISKNSARTLNIQDNFGIEEGKPGSLLILPADNGFDAVRRQVPVQYSIRHGKVIAETQPAKTKINLDQTEDINFKR, translated from the coding sequence ATGACAACCTTATTAATCAAGAACGCGAAATTTCAAGACCAAGAGGGCTTGAAACAGATTCTGATTGAAAATGGTCAATTTTCTCGCATTCTCGATAATGACGCGCAAATCAATCATCAAGGCGACATCCTTGATGCTGAAGGTGGCATTGCAGTTACTCCTTTCTGTGAACCGCACATCCACCTAGATACTACTCAAACTGCTGGTGAGCCTAACTGGAACATCTCTGGCACTTTGTTTGAAGGTATTGAGCGTTGGGCTGAGCGTAAAGAACTGCTATCAATCGAAGACGTAAAGTCTCGTGCCAAGCAAACACTGAAATGGCAGATAGCTAACGGTGTTCAACACGTTCGTACACACGTTGATGTGTCTGACCCAACACTCGTTGCGTTAAGAGCGATGGTTGAAGTTCGTGAAGAGATGAAAGAGTGGGTCGACATCCAGATCGTTGCATTCCCTCAAGAAGGCATCCTTTCATACCCTAACGGCAAAGAGTTGCTTGAAGAAGCAGTGAAGATCGGCGCTGACGTTATCGGTGCTATCCCTCACTTCGAATTCACTCGTGAATACGGCGTTGAATCTCTGCATTATGTGTTTGAGCTTGCACGCAAGTACGACTGTCTGATCGACGTTCACTGTGATGAAATCGACGACGAACAGTCTCGCTTTGTGGAAACATTAGCAGCTCTTGCTCATAAGTTTGATATGGGCAAGAAAGTAACCGCTAGCCACACGACTGCGATGGGCTCTTACAACGGTGCTTACGCATCTCGCCTATTCCGTCTATTGAAGATGTCTGGTATCAACTTCGTGGCAAACCCGTTAGTGAACATTCACTTGCAGGGCCGTTTCGACGATTACCCGAAACGCCGCGGTGTAACGCGCGTTAAAGAGATGCTAGCAGCAAACATCAACGTTTGTTTTGGCCACGATGATGTGTTTGACCCATGGTACCCACTGGGCACAGCGAACATGCTTCAAGTTCTGCACATGGGACTGCATGTGACACAGGTTATGGGCTACGACCAAATCAACAACTCACTTGATTTAATCAGCAAGAACTCTGCTCGCACATTGAACATCCAAGACAACTTCGGCATCGAAGAAGGTAAGCCAGGTAGCTTGCTGATTCTTCCTGCTGACAATGGCTTTGATGCAGTGCGCCGCCAAGTACCAGTGCAGTACTCAATACGCCACGGTAAGGTGATTGCAGAGACTCAACCAGCGAAAACAAAAATAAATTTAGATCAAACTGAAGATATCAACTTTAAGCGTTAA
- a CDS encoding aldolase/citrate lyase/malate synthase family protein, translating into MNMLTFDKTEIQKQSKPFIAEAVFAVETISANQQTEKQVKAKQLLDRLFPLENGSHQDVTSYVVDYRHIMAYFKDGQHSGLKYPKQFVAYMGEKNDPDSILFRDGSGSHLEVMFGCHKGTGCIELVEIDDIQLESCTTFGQSPMEATTTMREETIAAMRHWISLIQGDAKGKPKACSEDKEFRAKSGEDYCLNYCFQI; encoded by the coding sequence ATGAATATGCTTACATTCGATAAAACAGAAATCCAAAAACAATCAAAGCCATTTATCGCTGAAGCTGTCTTTGCCGTGGAGACAATCAGTGCTAATCAGCAAACTGAAAAGCAAGTGAAAGCAAAGCAGCTGCTTGATCGACTATTCCCACTAGAGAATGGCTCACATCAAGACGTAACCAGCTACGTAGTCGATTACCGTCATATTATGGCTTACTTTAAAGATGGTCAGCACAGCGGTTTGAAGTACCCTAAGCAGTTTGTAGCTTATATGGGTGAGAAGAACGACCCAGACTCTATCTTGTTCCGAGATGGCAGTGGCAGTCACCTAGAGGTGATGTTTGGTTGCCATAAAGGGACGGGTTGTATTGAGCTAGTAGAAATTGATGATATTCAGCTGGAATCATGCACCACGTTTGGCCAATCGCCAATGGAAGCAACAACCACAATGCGTGAAGAGACCATTGCAGCGATGCGCCACTGGATCAGTTTGATTCAAGGTGACGCAAAGGGTAAACCAAAGGCATGCAGTGAAGATAAAGAGTTCAGAGCAAAGAGTGGTGAAGACTACTGCCTGAATTATTGCTTCCAGATCTAA
- a CDS encoding urea transporter, giving the protein MKTNRDILPFQGLLNGIGQVYFTPSVMTSILLLLAISIESLALAFLTLLGASCSFALAFYGYMYTNTNTNTNTNTNTNTNTNKSVDDIDSGMYALNGALIGLFIGNFFGVTPLLALVTVLGALVTVPIAHIVFSFKKYRGYTSAFILTTWLIYIIQSAFELSAFSAPDSALMPFISIEASSWFNLPTVVIPLLKGISQVSFIENALSGLVIWVAIALNNIKSAIWVMLAVIISTVFSDLIGASNELVAQGLYGYNAILATLALVLYPRIPWPLTLLGMLLSCVITLGFHELSLLPLTAPFILSTWAVVYLSSLIHKRTIS; this is encoded by the coding sequence ATGAAAACGAACAGGGATATTCTACCATTTCAAGGCTTGCTCAATGGCATCGGGCAAGTCTATTTCACACCGTCTGTCATGACGTCGATTTTGCTGTTGCTTGCCATTTCTATTGAGTCACTTGCACTGGCTTTTCTTACCTTACTTGGCGCTAGTTGCAGCTTTGCATTGGCCTTCTATGGCTATATGTACACCAACACCAACACCAACACCAACACCAACACCAACACCAACACCAACACCAACAAGTCAGTAGACGACATTGATAGTGGAATGTACGCGCTAAATGGCGCTTTAATTGGCTTATTTATCGGTAACTTTTTTGGTGTGACACCATTATTGGCTTTAGTGACTGTGTTAGGTGCATTAGTCACGGTGCCGATTGCCCACATCGTATTCAGTTTTAAGAAATATCGCGGTTACACTAGCGCCTTTATCCTCACCACTTGGCTGATTTATATTATCCAATCAGCCTTTGAGCTATCAGCGTTTTCTGCACCTGATTCCGCACTGATGCCATTCATCAGTATTGAGGCTAGCTCGTGGTTTAACCTGCCAACAGTGGTGATCCCGTTGTTAAAAGGGATAAGCCAAGTCAGCTTCATCGAAAATGCGTTGTCGGGGCTCGTTATCTGGGTTGCCATCGCACTCAACAATATCAAGAGTGCCATTTGGGTTATGCTCGCAGTAATAATTAGCACCGTATTTAGCGATTTGATTGGCGCTTCTAACGAACTGGTAGCCCAAGGTCTTTACGGGTACAACGCCATTCTTGCCACTTTAGCACTTGTGCTCTATCCGCGAATCCCTTGGCCGTTAACTCTATTAGGCATGCTATTAAGCTGTGTAATCACACTTGGTTTTCATGAACTGTCACTACTACCACTCACCGCCCCTTTCATTTTGAGTACTTGGGCTGTGGTTTACTTGTCTAGCCTGATCCATAAGCGAACCATAAGTTAG
- a CDS encoding DUF3612 domain-containing protein: MNFTNMALSKSLVRQSHFLGTKIRNLRKRNHLTMEDLSARCIRIDPECAPSVSYLSMIERGKRVPSIDMLEVIAQVFQKNPTWFLDDESEQQAIAPDKGNRGGISGMALEPSFLFSNDILQIAIPEMLSQTGISGRQFAHLLIRAHQESNQNHFPDLERAAEEVGLKRLNLSVEDLIDIARSLGINIRWVTRTPQDVVDELGINAKQLVTSFFEPPGTIFLNEILKEYPTRLKYDLSVYIGHCILHSKEGLKSVLSVGNNNTWDDNQISGSSQLNSQDILQAWRDFESSFFAGALLCPKVPFRQLLDRTGYEIDVHKRAGVSPSVAMRRMTVVSPYPHWHYFDAYGPGKLKAVYRGNGIPLPWGNMRTVADPCQHWAVFRRLSEPRAGSSAQISILNVGDEPRIYCCESINMTDPAGNNRVLCAGIDLNPAIDAQGGNSRDIAEQLKASCVNNGGSVVIPRNIKKDLTTIAKILNINWIERGIETEARLICSRGGECPRQPSCYSKCGE; encoded by the coding sequence GTGAATTTTACAAATATGGCCTTGTCAAAAAGTTTAGTTCGTCAGTCACATTTCCTAGGTACGAAGATACGTAACCTAAGAAAACGTAACCATTTAACGATGGAAGACCTGTCTGCGCGTTGTATTAGAATCGACCCAGAATGTGCCCCTTCCGTTTCTTACCTTTCAATGATTGAACGTGGAAAGCGGGTTCCGAGCATCGATATGCTGGAAGTGATTGCACAGGTCTTTCAGAAGAACCCGACGTGGTTCCTCGACGACGAATCTGAACAGCAAGCCATTGCTCCTGATAAAGGGAATCGTGGTGGGATAAGTGGCATGGCGCTCGAGCCGAGCTTCCTATTCTCAAACGACATCCTGCAAATTGCGATTCCTGAGATGCTGTCACAAACGGGCATTTCAGGCCGCCAGTTTGCGCACCTCTTGATTCGAGCACACCAAGAGAGCAACCAGAACCACTTCCCTGACCTTGAGCGCGCTGCGGAGGAAGTCGGCTTAAAACGTCTTAACCTCAGCGTAGAAGACCTGATAGACATCGCTAGAAGCCTAGGAATCAACATCCGCTGGGTGACGCGCACGCCGCAAGACGTCGTCGATGAGCTCGGAATTAACGCTAAGCAGTTAGTGACCTCCTTCTTTGAGCCTCCCGGTACTATCTTCTTAAACGAGATTCTTAAAGAGTACCCAACCCGTCTGAAATACGACCTTTCGGTTTATATCGGCCATTGCATTCTGCACAGCAAAGAAGGCCTAAAGAGTGTGTTGTCGGTCGGTAATAACAACACATGGGATGACAACCAGATATCAGGCTCTTCACAGCTCAACTCCCAAGACATTCTTCAAGCATGGCGAGACTTTGAATCCAGCTTCTTTGCTGGCGCACTTCTGTGCCCGAAAGTCCCGTTTAGACAGCTACTCGACCGCACTGGTTACGAAATCGACGTTCACAAAAGAGCAGGGGTTTCCCCCTCTGTTGCGATGCGTCGAATGACTGTAGTATCGCCCTACCCTCACTGGCACTACTTTGATGCTTATGGGCCGGGGAAACTCAAGGCGGTATATCGCGGGAACGGGATCCCACTACCTTGGGGAAATATGAGAACGGTCGCTGACCCATGTCAACATTGGGCTGTGTTCCGTCGATTATCAGAACCTCGAGCGGGAAGCTCGGCTCAAATCTCCATTTTGAACGTGGGTGATGAGCCAAGGATCTACTGCTGTGAATCCATCAATATGACGGATCCTGCGGGTAACAATCGTGTGTTGTGTGCTGGTATAGATCTCAACCCTGCGATTGATGCTCAAGGCGGTAATTCAAGAGACATAGCAGAGCAGCTTAAAGCGTCATGCGTTAACAATGGTGGCTCTGTGGTAATTCCGCGTAACATCAAGAAAGATCTCACGACAATAGCCAAGATTCTAAATATAAATTGGATTGAACGTGGGATTGAGACAGAGGCGAGGCTTATCTGCTCCAGAGGTGGAGAATGCCCACGCCAACCAAGCTGTTACTCAAAGTGTGGTGAGTAA
- the cspE gene encoding transcription antiterminator/RNA stability regulator CspE: MSNTNTGTVKWFNEEKGFGFISQDNGGADVFVHFRAIVSEGFKTLKEGQKVSFEVENGQKGLQAANVVAQ; this comes from the coding sequence ATGTCTAACACAAATACTGGCACTGTAAAATGGTTTAACGAAGAGAAAGGTTTCGGCTTCATTTCTCAAGACAACGGCGGCGCTGACGTATTCGTACACTTCCGTGCAATCGTTTCTGAAGGCTTCAAAACTCTGAAAGAAGGCCAAAAGGTTTCTTTCGAAGTTGAAAACGGTCAAAAAGGCCTACAAGCAGCAAACGTTGTTGCTCAATAA
- a CDS encoding GGDEF domain-containing protein, with protein MNKDEFQKSTANLKKAVPLMMKNRVSTTPANYALWYTYVDNAIPQLTQDMDGVLEHYGICPPAVGEQLYNNYVACKSETSINDLRANLELLVSEVSNSMNDTLTDTSAFSDMIDKSFEDLARVDNESLSIDEVMSLVRQLVSESRHIRHSTQFLNSQLNSATSEITKLKTQLVEVQKDALFDSTTTLYNRRSFDRDIETLCEAQQSLCLILLDIDHFKNFNDTYGHLFGDMVLKGIARKLKLSCREGISAYRFGGEEFALIVPNKSLRIARQLADTNRRSLEKLSIKDRRSGEQVGSITASFGVAELEPGESAQSLIERADKLLYEAKSLGRNRVMPL; from the coding sequence ATGAACAAAGACGAATTTCAGAAATCCACCGCAAATCTAAAAAAAGCGGTGCCTCTTATGATGAAGAACAGGGTGTCAACGACACCTGCAAATTACGCACTTTGGTACACCTATGTTGATAACGCTATTCCCCAGCTGACTCAAGACATGGATGGTGTTTTAGAACACTATGGTATTTGTCCTCCTGCCGTGGGTGAGCAGCTATACAACAATTATGTTGCTTGCAAATCCGAAACCAGCATCAATGACCTTCGCGCTAATTTGGAACTGTTAGTTTCTGAAGTTTCCAATTCAATGAATGACACCCTGACCGACACCTCCGCTTTTTCTGACATGATCGATAAAAGCTTCGAGGACTTGGCTCGTGTTGATAATGAAAGCTTATCTATTGATGAAGTCATGTCCTTGGTTCGACAGTTGGTGTCTGAATCTCGTCATATTCGTCATTCTACTCAGTTTTTGAACTCTCAGCTGAACTCTGCAACTTCAGAGATCACCAAGCTAAAAACCCAGTTAGTAGAAGTTCAGAAAGATGCGCTTTTCGATAGTACAACCACACTCTATAACCGTCGCTCTTTCGACCGTGACATAGAAACCTTGTGTGAAGCACAACAATCTTTGTGTCTGATTCTTCTCGATATTGACCACTTTAAAAACTTCAACGACACCTATGGCCACTTGTTTGGCGATATGGTTCTTAAAGGGATCGCTCGTAAGCTGAAGTTAAGTTGCCGTGAAGGTATTTCTGCTTATCGATTTGGTGGTGAAGAGTTCGCGCTAATTGTGCCAAACAAATCTTTGCGTATTGCTCGTCAACTCGCTGATACCAATCGTCGCTCTTTAGAAAAGCTGTCGATTAAAGATCGCCGCAGTGGTGAACAAGTCGGCAGTATCACTGCATCGTTTGGTGTCGCTGAACTTGAACCCGGCGAATCAGCTCAATCGCTGATCGAGCGTGCTGATAAGCTACTCTACGAAGCGAAATCACTTGGCCGTAACCGAGTCATGCCTTTGTAA
- a CDS encoding MFS transporter produces MSLVSVPFVGTGADTALHVVAGVVLVATIAAACYGFWRVHELPINKAHSKEHQQLGLITALTWIGFVWHWVWVLAVILAFVDMEKAIINLRDTWKSPTTTKEQTTSDKQDEESQTC; encoded by the coding sequence ATGAGTTTAGTTAGTGTCCCATTTGTCGGAACCGGCGCAGATACCGCACTACACGTAGTTGCAGGCGTAGTGTTGGTCGCAACCATCGCTGCTGCATGTTACGGCTTCTGGCGTGTACATGAATTACCAATCAACAAGGCTCACAGTAAAGAGCATCAACAACTCGGTTTGATCACCGCATTAACATGGATTGGTTTTGTATGGCACTGGGTATGGGTACTAGCAGTAATTTTGGCCTTCGTTGATATGGAAAAAGCCATCATCAATCTAAGAGACACATGGAAGTCACCGACAACAACCAAGGAGCAAACAACTTCCGATAAACAAGATGAGGAGAGCCAAACATGTTAG
- a CDS encoding HlyD family secretion protein, whose translation MLEGLAIWALFIYLLRLVGMPWNKGTKAFAYLGGTSWLLFVWVGLLNFTPMDLSGGSVVQSPHIQLRPDSTNVSGKTSKVHIHPNQDVTEGQLIYEIDDTKYVIARDKASVQLESAEVALDTARQEVSIAKVSYQSALEDIKASVAQIDSAKTDLVLQSKTLDRYQKQNKVVEHTITETDIDQQTAKVDLATYNVTTLESQLSKKEVDAENAKLNIHKAETNVSKKQTEVDSAKATLAQAQWDLNSTKVTAPTDGFVTNFILREGQRVSMMPRIQMYTEEKYVLMRVNHQAIRNIKVGQPAEFATAVYPGKVFSATVEGIVEATGEAQASLLGIDEQVRVTTGKNLQNKHHFVRLKIDEAEGYDIPVGSVGLAWVSGEKPISFMAFLDVIRGIIIRMKSQLYFFYSI comes from the coding sequence ATGTTAGAAGGCTTGGCAATTTGGGCACTGTTCATTTACTTACTCAGACTTGTTGGTATGCCTTGGAACAAAGGCACAAAGGCGTTTGCGTACCTAGGGGGTACATCTTGGTTGCTGTTTGTATGGGTTGGCCTACTCAACTTTACTCCGATGGATCTATCGGGAGGCTCAGTGGTTCAATCTCCACATATTCAGTTGCGTCCAGACTCAACTAATGTGTCGGGAAAAACTTCCAAAGTCCACATCCACCCGAACCAGGATGTGACTGAAGGACAGCTAATTTACGAAATTGATGACACCAAATATGTCATCGCAAGAGACAAAGCCAGCGTTCAACTTGAATCTGCAGAGGTCGCTTTAGACACAGCTCGCCAAGAAGTGAGCATTGCAAAAGTCAGCTACCAATCGGCGCTTGAAGACATCAAAGCTTCAGTCGCACAAATAGATTCGGCTAAAACAGACTTGGTGCTGCAGTCAAAGACGCTTGATCGTTACCAGAAGCAAAACAAAGTGGTAGAACATACGATCACTGAAACTGACATCGACCAACAAACAGCAAAGGTAGACTTAGCGACGTATAACGTTACGACATTGGAATCTCAGCTTAGCAAGAAAGAAGTCGATGCCGAGAATGCAAAGTTAAACATCCACAAAGCTGAAACCAATGTGAGCAAGAAGCAAACTGAGGTCGATTCAGCAAAGGCAACACTGGCACAAGCACAATGGGACTTGAACAGCACCAAAGTCACGGCACCGACTGACGGCTTTGTAACGAACTTTATTCTTCGTGAGGGTCAGCGTGTTTCAATGATGCCTCGTATCCAGATGTATACCGAAGAGAAGTACGTGCTGATGCGAGTGAACCACCAAGCGATTCGTAATATTAAGGTCGGTCAACCAGCAGAATTTGCGACAGCGGTATACCCAGGGAAAGTATTCTCTGCAACCGTAGAAGGTATTGTAGAAGCGACTGGTGAAGCGCAAGCAAGCTTGCTGGGTATCGATGAGCAGGTTCGTGTTACCACAGGCAAAAACCTTCAGAACAAGCACCACTTTGTTCGTTTAAAAATTGATGAGGCAGAGGGTTACGATATTCCTGTTGGCTCTGTCGGATTAGCCTGGGTAAGCGGTGAGAAGCCTATCAGCTTTATGGCGTTCCTAGACGTAATACGCGGGATCATCATTAGAATGAAGTCTCAACTGTACTTCTTCTATTCCATCTAA
- a CDS encoding pyridoxamine 5'-phosphate oxidase family protein, whose product MLSNTKRTTIKKGAHKAVFEQEKLHQIIDESLIAHIALQGEQGPMVIPMLAWRVDDMVYIHGAKNSRLLKGLKKGEPTCLTFTLFDGWVLTRSAFHHSAHYRSAVVLGSFSVIDDNQEKDRLLNIFIEQIAPGRTDEVRLSNEKELTATELLAIPLTEASVKIGKHGVNDDKADMDIPVWAGVLPYRTVVGPLETVPEQEGIIETPDYQQAYGERWYQN is encoded by the coding sequence CGTATTTGAACAAGAGAAACTGCACCAAATTATTGATGAGAGCTTAATCGCACACATTGCATTGCAGGGCGAACAAGGCCCAATGGTTATCCCGATGCTCGCGTGGCGAGTGGATGACATGGTCTACATTCATGGGGCTAAAAACAGTCGCCTACTAAAAGGGCTAAAAAAGGGAGAACCAACCTGTTTAACGTTCACCTTGTTCGATGGTTGGGTGTTGACTCGTTCGGCATTTCATCACAGCGCGCATTATCGTTCTGCTGTGGTGTTGGGGTCATTTTCAGTCATCGATGACAACCAAGAAAAGGATCGCTTGTTGAATATCTTTATTGAGCAAATCGCGCCGGGCAGAACCGATGAAGTCAGGCTCAGTAATGAAAAGGAACTGACTGCGACCGAGCTATTAGCAATACCGTTAACGGAAGCGTCTGTAAAAATTGGTAAGCATGGTGTGAATGATGATAAAGCCGATATGGACATTCCAGTATGGGCTGGCGTATTACCTTATCGAACGGTTGTTGGGCCGTTAGAAACCGTTCCAGAGCAAGAAGGCATTATTGAAACACCAGATTACCAACAAGCTTATGGTGAACGTTGGTATCAGAATTAA
- a CDS encoding DEAD/DEAH box helicase, with the protein MSFTSLGLSEPILKAIEAQGYDKPSPIQEKAVPAVLTGKDVMAAAQTGTGKTAGFTLPILEMLSKGTRVRQNQVRALVLTPTRELAAQVNGSVVKYGINLPLTSTVVFGGVKINPQMQKLRKGSDVLVATPGRLLDLYNQNAVRFDQLEILVLDEADRMLDMGFIRDIRKILAFLPKKRQNLLFSATFSDDIRSLAKGLVNNPVEISVSPANSTAKTVEQSIYPVDKKKKSAMLAKLIKDNDWRQVLVFSKTKHGANKLARFLEEQDITAAPIHGNKSQGARTKALENFKTGKVRVLVATDIAARGIDIPQLPQVVNFDLPHVSEDYVHRIGRTGRAGEVGKAISLVCADEVGELFGIERLIQQVLERRELEGFSPVNKLPESRLDSRPIKPKKPKKAKQPREHADGQRSGDNARGHKPAGKNKRHVAGNGSAPKRKSTSGKKPAENNSAATGEDKSVRNNGSNFKRGSAGNKPAANNAGAQNTLSKPSSAGKSNGTGKPNNAGKPAGKPKKSGYGGSYGPSKSSNKPTGNKPSPSRSRSKPAPQK; encoded by the coding sequence ATGAGTTTTACCTCCCTTGGCCTTTCTGAACCGATCCTTAAAGCTATTGAAGCACAAGGTTACGATAAGCCATCACCAATACAAGAGAAAGCCGTGCCAGCTGTCCTAACGGGCAAAGATGTTATGGCCGCTGCTCAAACAGGTACAGGTAAAACTGCAGGCTTCACGCTACCTATTCTTGAAATGTTATCGAAAGGTACTCGCGTACGTCAGAACCAAGTTCGTGCGCTCGTGCTAACGCCAACTCGTGAGCTTGCTGCGCAAGTGAATGGCAGCGTAGTGAAGTACGGTATTAACTTACCGCTGACTTCAACGGTAGTGTTCGGTGGTGTGAAGATTAACCCTCAGATGCAAAAACTGCGTAAAGGCAGTGACGTGTTGGTGGCAACACCGGGTCGTCTACTTGACCTATACAACCAAAATGCAGTGCGTTTTGACCAACTAGAAATCCTCGTGCTAGATGAAGCGGACCGCATGCTAGACATGGGTTTCATCCGTGACATTCGTAAGATCTTAGCTTTCTTGCCTAAGAAGCGTCAGAACCTACTGTTCTCAGCGACGTTCTCTGATGATATCCGCAGCTTAGCGAAAGGCTTAGTGAACAATCCTGTTGAGATTTCAGTAAGCCCTGCAAACTCAACGGCAAAAACGGTTGAGCAAAGCATCTACCCAGTAGACAAAAAGAAAAAGAGCGCAATGCTAGCGAAGCTAATCAAAGATAACGATTGGCGACAAGTGTTGGTGTTCAGCAAGACGAAACACGGTGCGAACAAGCTTGCTCGCTTCCTTGAAGAGCAAGACATCACTGCTGCACCTATTCATGGTAACAAGAGCCAAGGTGCACGTACTAAAGCCTTAGAGAACTTCAAAACAGGTAAGGTACGAGTACTTGTTGCAACTGATATTGCTGCTCGTGGTATCGATATCCCGCAACTGCCTCAAGTAGTTAACTTTGATCTTCCTCATGTATCAGAAGACTATGTACACCGTATCGGTCGTACTGGCCGTGCTGGTGAAGTAGGTAAAGCGATTTCATTGGTTTGTGCGGATGAAGTGGGTGAATTGTTCGGTATTGAACGCCTGATTCAACAAGTGCTAGAGCGTCGTGAACTGGAAGGTTTCTCTCCAGTAAACAAGTTGCCTGAGTCTCGCTTGGATTCACGTCCAATCAAGCCTAAGAAACCGAAGAAAGCAAAACAGCCACGTGAACATGCCGATGGTCAACGCTCTGGTGATAACGCTCGCGGGCACAAGCCAGCAGGTAAGAATAAGCGTCATGTAGCTGGTAATGGTTCGGCTCCAAAGCGTAAGTCAACATCTGGAAAGAAACCGGCTGAAAACAATTCAGCTGCGACAGGTGAAGATAAGTCAGTAAGAAACAACGGCAGCAACTTTAAGCGCGGTAGTGCGGGCAATAAACCTGCTGCAAATAACGCGGGTGCTCAGAACACTCTAAGCAAACCAAGCAGTGCGGGTAAATCTAACGGTACTGGTAAGCCAAATAACGCGGGTAAACCTGCAGGCAAGCCTAAGAAGTCTGGTTACGGCGGTAGCTACGGCCCAAGCAAGTCGTCAAATAAGCCGACAGGCAACAAACCTTCACCGTCGAGAAGCCGCTCTAAGCCAGCTCCTCAGAAGTAA
- a CDS encoding AraC family transcriptional regulator, whose protein sequence is MNNCNFLRALGILGIYQYATTNKAVNTEQLGIPKSVFNNPMNLIPVSEVDKWYGLLEQQAGDPDIILKLADRVDIERLGPLSNWFFSEHDLASSIRRVNIGLHCLQSGAFLYGAQVGNFIKWCYDNPAYTEVGKVHDSIRVAIFMMKILRRYLGDDFTPAAVSIAGYRENTQLYQEYFGCNIQWGQPRTEIWIPSQSRLSSNQAPSSGKMSLAMNFHDLDNYLNMPDAADEHKVTYEMINYSRHFGLPTLHKVSSLLGLSEQQFQRRLHNLGINFSTIMGYALSNVAVELLMYSVPIKEVATRLGYTNVASFNRMFKKHRGLTPKQYVERLKTGL, encoded by the coding sequence ATGAACAATTGTAACTTCTTAAGAGCATTGGGTATTTTGGGTATTTACCAATACGCAACGACCAATAAGGCCGTGAATACTGAGCAATTAGGTATTCCTAAATCGGTGTTTAATAACCCGATGAACCTTATTCCCGTAAGTGAAGTGGACAAATGGTATGGCTTGCTTGAACAACAAGCCGGTGATCCCGATATTATCTTGAAGTTGGCTGATAGGGTGGATATTGAAAGGCTAGGTCCTCTTTCGAACTGGTTTTTCTCGGAGCACGATCTGGCGTCGTCTATACGCCGAGTTAACATCGGGTTGCACTGTTTGCAGTCCGGCGCTTTCCTGTATGGCGCTCAAGTCGGTAATTTCATCAAATGGTGCTACGACAATCCTGCTTATACTGAGGTGGGTAAAGTTCATGACTCAATTCGAGTTGCCATCTTTATGATGAAGATATTAAGGCGTTACTTGGGAGACGACTTTACTCCCGCAGCCGTCTCTATCGCAGGTTATCGCGAGAACACTCAACTCTATCAAGAGTATTTTGGGTGCAATATTCAGTGGGGCCAGCCACGAACTGAAATCTGGATACCAAGCCAGTCGAGGTTATCGAGCAATCAAGCCCCTTCTAGCGGCAAGATGAGCTTGGCAATGAACTTTCATGACTTAGATAATTACCTCAACATGCCTGATGCCGCGGATGAGCATAAGGTGACCTATGAGATGATTAATTACAGTCGCCATTTCGGCCTGCCAACACTGCATAAAGTGTCGAGTTTGCTTGGGTTATCTGAACAGCAATTTCAACGTCGATTGCATAACTTAGGCATCAACTTTTCTACCATTATGGGCTATGCGCTAAGTAACGTGGCGGTGGAGTTGTTGATGTATTCAGTGCCAATAAAAGAAGTCGCGACGAGGCTCGGCTATACCAATGTCGCGAGCTTTAATCGGATGTTTAAGAAACATCGAGGTTTGACACCTAAGCAATATGTTGAGCGCTTAAAAACCGGCCTGTAA